From the genome of Rathayibacter sp. VKM Ac-2804:
CCGCCACCGCCCGGCTCACCGAGGACGGTGCCGGACTGCACCTGCAGCCCGCACCCGGCACCGACCTCGCGCTGCTGCTCGGCCTCACCCACCTCGTCCTCGCTGAGGAGCTGGCCGACCGCGACTACCTCGCCGCGCGCACGACCGGGTTCGACGCGGTGCGCAGGAGCGTCGCGTCCTGGTGGCCGGAGCGCACCGCCTCCGTCACGGGCGTGCCGGCCGAGCTGCTCCGCCGCACCGCCCGCCGCCTCGCCGCCGGTCGCGCCTTCGTGCTGACCGGCCGCGGGGTCGAGCAGCACGTGGACGGCACCGACACCGCGACCGCCGCGATCAACCTCGCGCTCGTGCTCGGGTTGGTCGGGCGGCCGGGCTCCGGCTACGGCACCCTCACCGGGCAGGGCAACGGCCAGGGCGGTCGCGAGCACGGGCAGAAGGCCGACCAGCTCCCCGGCTACCGCTCGATCCGCGACCCGGAGGCGCGGCGGCACGTCGCCGACGTCTGGGGCGTGGATCCGTCGACGATCCCCGGTCCGGGGCTGCCGGCCGTCGCACTGCTCGCCGAGCTCGGCCGCTCGGTGCACTGCCTGCTCGTGCACGGCTCGAACGTGGTCGTCTCGGCGCCCGACGTCGACGCCGTGCGGGCCGGGCTCTCGGCGCTGGACACGCTCGTCGTCTGCGACTTCTTCCTCTCCGAGACGGCGGCCCTGGCCGACATCGTGCTGCCGGTGCCGCAGTGGGCGGAGGAGGAGGGGACGATGACGTCGCTCGAGGGCCGCGTCCTGCGCCGTCGCCGCGCGCTCGACCCGCCCGCCGGCGTCCGCAGCGAGCTGTGGATCCTGAGCGAGCTCGCCCGCCGCCTCGCCGCGCCCTCGACCTGGTCGACCGAGCCGGCGGAGGTGTTCGACGAGCTGGCCCGCGCCTCGGCCGGCGGCGTCGCGGACTACTCCGGGCTCTCGCACGCGCTGCTCGACACCGGGGTCGCCGCGTACTGGCCGTACCCCGCCGGCAGCACCGGCACTCCGCGGCTCTTCGGCGAGCGCTTCGGCCACCCCGACGGCCGGGCCAGGATGGTCGCCGTCAGCACCGCTCCCCCGGCGCCGGTCGACGTCGGCGACGAGCTGACGCTGATCACCGGCCGCTACCTGCAGCAGTACCAGTCGGGCACGCAGACCCGGCGGGTCGCCGAGCTCGACGCGGCGCGGCCCGAGGCGCGCCTGGAGATCCACCCCGCCACCGCCTCCCGGCTCGGCGTGCGCGACGGCGGGCCGGTCTCGGTCGGCAACGCGCGCGGGGTGGTGCGGGCGCGGGCGAGCGTCACGGCCGACATCCGGCACGACACGGTCTTCCTGCCGTTCCACTACGCGGGCGAGCAGTGCGCCAACCTGCTCACCGAGGCGGTCGTCGATCCGATCTCGTCGATGCCGGAGTTCAAGCGGACGCGGGTCTGGATCCGCGCGGAAGGGGTGCTCGATGCCTGAGCGGACGACGGCCGAGAACGGGATCGCCGCGCCCGAGCGGGTCGTCCTGCTCGGCTACGGACCGGTGGGCGCGCGCTTCGTCGAGGAGCTGCTGCCGGCTGTCCGCGCCGGGTCGGTCGCGCTGACCGTGGTCGGCGCCGAGCCCGCGGACGCCTACAACCGCGTGCTGCTGGCCGAGTACGCCGTCGGCCGGGCGACCCGCGAGCGGCTCGATCTCGGGGACCGCGCCACGGCCGAGGCGGCGGGCGTGGTCTTCCGGCTCGGTGCCGCCGCCGTCGGCCTCGACCGCGCGCGCGGGGTCGTCCGCCTGCACGACGACGAGCGGCTCCCCTACGACCGCCTGGTCTTCGCGACCGGCGCCCGGGCGAACGTGCCGACCCTCGTCGGGATGGAGCGCTCGCGGCGCGACCGGCGGGTGCGCTCGGCGCTGCCCGCGACGCTCGATCAGGGCGCGAGCCCGCTGCCCGAGCGCGTCGTCGCACTGCGCGACCTCGACGACGCGCACGTCGTGCTCGACGCGGTGCGCGCCCGCTCCCGCATCGTGGTGCTCGGCGCCGGAGTGCTCGGGGTCGAGTTCGCGCTCGCGGCAGCCGAGCAGGGCGCCGACGTCGTGGTCGTCTACCACGGCGACATCCCGATGGGGCGGAACCTCGACCACGGCGGCGGGCGGATGCTCGCCGCGGCCGCCCGCGCCGCCGGCGTCGACATGGTGTCGCACGCCCGCTCCGAGAGCATCCTGCTCGCCCACGACGACCTCGGGCGCGCGCACTTCCAGGCACTGGTCTGCGCGGACGGCAAGCAGATCGAGGGTGATCTGCTCGTGCTCTCCTGCGGTGTCGGAGCGCGCACCGAGCTCGCGGCGAGCGCCGACCTCGCGGTCTCCACCGGGATCCTCGTCGACGAGCACCAGCGCAGCTGGACGGATCCGCGCGTCTTCGCGATCGGCGACTGCGCCCATGTCGCGACCCGCGGCTCGGTGCTGCCGGACGGGCGCGTGCCCGGCGGCCCGAGCGGGCTGATCGGGCCGGGCTGGCAGCAGGCCGACCGCCTCGCGGCCCGCATCGTCGCGGAGGCGGCGGGTCGCGTCGCCGACGAGCGCGTGCCGGCCGCGCGCCCCGCCGTGGTGATGCTGAAGGCCGAGGGCGTCGATCTCGTGGCGGGCGGCGACCCGACGGCCGAGCCCTGGGACGCCTGCGACGGCGTCCCGCACCCCGAGGTGACCGTGTGGGCGGACCCCGCCCGGGGCGGCTACGCCAAGCTCGTCACGGTCGGCGGAGTGCTGCGCGGCTTCGTGTCGGTCGGCCTGCCGCGGGTCGGCGCCGAGCTGACGCTCCTGTTCGAGCGCGGCTCCGAGCTGCCGGCCGACCGCTCGAGCCTGCTGCGGCTGGATGCTCCGGACGCGGGAGCGGCGCCGACCGGCGACCCGTTCGCTCCGGACGCGACGGTCTGCTGGTGCAACGGCGTCTCGGCCGGCACGATCGCGGACGCGGCCGCCGCGGGCCACGACACCGTCGCCTGCATCGGCTCGGCCACCCGCGCCGGCACCGGCTGCGGCGGCTGCACGGGCCGGATCGCGGAGCTGCTGGCCCGCACGGCCGTCCCGGCCTGAGAGCCGGCGACGGCGCCGCCCCGCCGTCGGACGGATCCTGCCGCCTCGGACGCCGCGGACCAGCAGAGGACGTCCCACGGGCTCGACCCCGGGCCGCCCAGGCGGTCGCGTCCAGCGCCTCCGCGAGGCGCCGCGTCACTCGCCGAGCGGATGCGGGAGGACGAGCACGAACGGACCCGAATCGGGCCCCGGTTCCCGCGTGCACCCCCGCCGGCGTCTCCTGACTCAGAGGGCACGACGCGAGTGGACCCGAACCGGGCGCCGGAGGCTCTGCAGAACCCGCTGCGCGTCGTCTCGCCCGCTGCGCCCTGCACGAGGGGACCCGAACGGGGCATCGGCAGAGGTGCTCGCCACTTTCTGCTGCTTCAGCCCCCGATCACCAGCAGAAAGTGCCGAACGGATCGTTGAGATCCGAGGCTCGCGCGCTCAGTCGGCGGCGGGGGCCGAATCGAGCTGCTCGGCGGAGTCCAGCGCCTCCGCGAGGCGCCGGGTCACCGCGCGCAGCTCGAGCTCGGCGCCGCGGACGCGCTCCTCGAGGTCGGCCGTCCGCGATTCGCCCGCGGTGAGCAGCGGCGGCGTGACGGCCAGCGACTCCTCGGTCTCGCGGCGCAGCTCCGCCAGCGCGGCCCGGTCCTCGTCGAGGGCCGAGCGCAGCCCGGCCGTCTCCTCGCGCAGCGCCGCGTTCTCCGCGCGCACCGCCGCGAGCTCCTCCCGCAGCCCCGCGAGCTCGCCGCGGACGCCCGCGACCTCCTCGCGCACCTCCTCGGTGCGCAGCCGCGCCTGCTCGAAGTACGGCGCGACCATCCGGTGCACCGCCTCGCGCAGCGCGACGCCGCCCCGGCCGAAGCGGGTCGGCGCGGAGGCGGGGTCGGCCCTGAAGTCGTGGTCGTCGGTCATTCGTCGTCCCGTCCCGAGAAGCGGCGGTGGAGCACGTCCATCGCGCGGTGGTCCTTGTCCATGATCTCGGCCTCGAGGGCCGTGTCGGCCACGCGCTCGGCGAGGCCCGGTCGCGAGCGGCGCTCCAGCGACCGCTCGAGCAGCTCGATCGAGCGCTCGAACGAGAGCGGTCCGCGGGCCGCCGCGCGCCCCCGCCGGCCGAGGGCCTCGAGGTCGGTCGCGCCCGTCACCACGTCGCTCATCGCCTCGAGCAGCGCGGGCGCCGAGCGGCGGATCTTGACGCAGTCGACCCCGTCGACGAGGAACTCGGCGACTCCGCTGGCGGCGGTCACGATCGGCACGCAGCCGGCCGCGGCCGCCTCCACCGGCGCGACGCCGAAGGGCTCGCCCGCCCAGGTGGGGAAGAGGAAGGCGTCGGCGCGGCCGTGCGCGGCCAGCACCTCGTCGCGGGGGCGCGCCCCGTGGAAGGTCAGGACGCCCTCGAGCCCCAGCGACTCGGCCCGGGCACGATAGCCGTCCACGTCGCCGTCGCCGTAGAGGTCGACCCGGAAGTCGCGGGTGCGCTCCGCGAGCGCGGCCGACGCCTCGAGCACGAGATCGACGCCCTTGTGCTCGCCGAGCGACGCCGCGAAGGTGAAGCGCGTGACGCCGCCCTCCCGGTACTCCCGCGGGCCGTCGTCGGCGGGCACGACGACGCCGCGGCCGATCACCTCGACCTCGCCGAGCTCGAGCCCGCCCGCCTCGATCGCCTCGACGAGCGAGCGGCTCACCGCCACGATCTCGCCGCGGTCGAAGTGGTCGACCCGGTCGGCTCCGTAGACCGACAGCACCCTGGCCGAGAGCCCGTCGACGAGCGCGTTCGGCGTGCGGTCGCCGAGGTTCCACATCCAGCCCGCCTCGACCCGGCGCAGCAGGTCGACGATCGCGAGCCCGCCGATCCCGAGCAGGTTGAAGGCGACCACGTGCGTCGGGGCGAAGTCGCGCAGCTCCTCGAGCAGGATCCGGGTGTTCTCGAACCGCGACACCGCGCTCTCGTGGTGCATCAGCTGGGCGATCTCGCCGCCGGTCTGCGGCAGCGGGAAGTAGGTGCGCAGGCTCAGCGTGCGGTGCACCTCGACGCCGGACGGCTCGGGCGGCAGGTAGGTCGGCGTGGTCAGCACCCGCACGTCGTGGCCGCGCGCGGCCATCGCCTCCGCGACGCGGGCGCAGGTCATCTCGTAGCCGCCGAGCACCTGCGGCGGGTAGAGGTTGCTGAGGAAGAGGAGTCTCATGCGGTCGCCCCCTGCCGGGCGGCGTCCGCGGCGATGCGGGCGGTGACCTCGGGCGTGTAGCTGGCGCCGGCCTGGCGGTCGTTGCCGCCGTCCCAGTAGTTGACGAGATAGAGGCCGGTCTGCTGCGTGCGCGGGACGAACGGGAAGAGCTCGGCCGCCGGCTCGATCTGCGCGACGCGGTAGCCCGCGTCCACCGCGCGCACGTGCAGCCAGATGTCGTCGGCGTCGGGGGCGACCTCGCGGAAGGCGTCGCCGTGCTCCGCGATCGCGACCATCAGCTCGCTCGGGAACAGCTGCCCCGACACCGACGTGCCGAAGACGTCGAACGAAGCCCGCGTGTCCGCGACCGGCGGCCAGCTCGTGTACGGAGCGACGACGCCGTCGGCGACGAGCACCCGGTGCGCGCGGTAGCAGAGCACCGTCTCGCGCGGATAGCGCGAGCGGGCGTCGAGCAGGCCGCGGAGCCAGGTGCGCGGATAGACGATGTCGTCGTCGGAGGTGACCAGGTCGCGCTCGCCCGCCCGCCCGGAGAGCAGGTGCGGGTAGTACTTGGTGTGCACGCGGTAGCCGTCGACCAGCCGGATCTCGAGGCCGCGGCGGCGCAGGCGGCGGAGGCTCGCGGGCAGCGCGGCGAACAGCGCGGGATCGTCGAGCCAGAGCACCAGCCGGGCCGGGCGGACGGTCCCGCGGGCGATCGACTCGATCGCCACGTGGACGCGCTGGATGCGCTCGCCGTGGGTGGTCATCGTGACGACGACCTCGCCGGCCGGGTCGACGACCGGGCGGCGGGAGACGCGGTTGGCGAGGTCGAGGCCGAGCAGCTCGCGGCGGAAGGCGAGCGAGCGCGGGTGGTCGATCGGGCGGGCGGCGACGGCCGCGGCGCGGCGCGCGCGGAGGCTCTGCGGCGCGGATCGCGCACCGCGCGCGAGGCGGAGCAGGCGGGTGCGCGGGCGGATCCGGGCCCCCAGCGCGGCGAGGCGCGTGCGGGGCCGGAGACGTCGGCCGAGCGCGGCGAGGGCGGGATGCATCGATCCAGGATAGTCAGGCGCCCCTGGACGCCCGTGGTCTCAGCGGCCGCCGACGACCGCGTAGGCCCGCACCGGGAAGGTGCCGAAGCCGCTCACCTTGGGCGGCACCGCGGTGAAGCGGGCGCCCGTGGCGGGGAGCTGCTCGAGGCCGGTGAGGTGCTCGACGACGTGCACTCCCGCGGCGAGGAGCAGGCTGTGGGCGGGCCGCTCGCCGACGCCCTCGACGTCGTCGATGTTGAGCGAGTCGATCCCGACGAGCACCGCGCCGCCCGCGATCAGCGCCTCGGCGCCGGCCGCCGTGAGGAAGGGCGCGCCGCTCGCGTACCCGGGCGTGGCGAAGTGCGCGTCCCAGCCGGTCGAGAGCAGCACGGCGGCGCCGGAGACGTCGAGGCCGTCGAGCGCGTCGCGGCCGATCCCGCGCTGTCCTGCCGCGCGCGCGTCGACGACGACGGCGGGGAGGTCGACCAGCGTCTCGAGGTCGAGTCCGGCCAGGTCGGCGCCGCCCTCGTAGCGGTGGAACGGGCTGTCGAGGTAGGTGCCGGTGTTGCCGATCATCTCGATGACGTCCATCGCGAACTCGGTGCCCGGGGCGTACGCGGCGCGCGAGTCCTCCCGCGTGAGGTGCGGCCGGATCCGCGGGGCGGGCAGACCGGGGTAGGTCACCAGGCCGTCCGCGACGGTGTGGCTGAGATCGACGAGGCGGCGCGCGGAGGAGATCATGCCTCCGATCGTCGCAGTGGCAGGATCATCGCGTCCCTCGAAGAACTGCCACGGGCCGCCGGAGGAGCGCCAGTCCGCACGCACCTCCGGCTCCGCCGCTACTTCTTCGGCAGGGCCGCCGAGAGGTCCGCGATCAGGTCGCTCGGGTCCTCGATGCCGACCGAGAGCCGCACCAGCGACTCCGACACCTCGAGCGGCGTGCCCTTCACGGACGCGTGCGTCATCTCGCTCGGGTAGCCGATCAGCGACTCGACGCCGCCCAGCGACTCCGCGAGCTGGAACAGCTCGGTCGACTCGGCGAACTTCCGCGCCGCCCGCGGGGTCGCCAGCTCGACCGAGAGCATGCCGCCGAAGCCCGACATCTGGCGCTTCGCCAGCTCGTGCCCCGGGTGCGTGGGCAGCCCCGGGTAGTGCACGGCCGTGACGGCGGAGTGCTCGGCGAGGAACTCGGCGACCGCCTGGGCGTTCTTCGAGTGGCGCTCCATCCGGATCGCGAGCGTCTTGATGCCGCGCACGGTCAGCCACGCGTCCATCGGTCCGGAGATCGCGCCGACCGCGAACTGCAGGAAGCCGATCTTCTCCGCGAGCGGGCCGGAGCGCAGCGCGAGCGCCCCGCCGACCACGTCCGAGTGCCCGCCGAGGTACTTCGTCGTCGAGTGCACGACCACGTCGGCGCCGAGCGCGAGCGGCTGCTGCAGCGCCGAGGAGGCGAAGGTGTTGTCGACGACGACGATCAGGTCGTGCGCGTGCGCCAGGTCGGCCAGCTCCGCGATGTCGCTGATGGTCATCAGCGGGTTCGACGGCGTCTCGACCCAGAGCATCTTGGTCTCGCCGGGGCGGATGGCGTGCTGCACCTCGCGCAGGTTCGACATGTCGACCGCGGTGTTGGAGATGCCCCAGGCCGCGTGCACCCGGTCGATCAGCCGGTGGCTTCCGCCGTAGGCGTCGTTGCCGAGCACGATGTGGTCGCCGGGAGCGAGCGCCGCCCGGATCAGCGTGTCCTCGGCGGCGAGGCCGGAGGAGAACGAGTAGGCGACGTCCGCGCCCTCGAGCGAGGCGATCAGCTCCTGCAGGGAGTCGCGGGTCGGGTTCGCCGAGCGGGCGTACTCGTAGCCGCCGCGGAAGCCGCCGATCCCGTCCTGGACGAAGGTCGACGTCATGTAGACGGGCGGGACGACCGCGCCGGTGGTCGGGTCGAACTCCTG
Proteins encoded in this window:
- a CDS encoding molybdopterin oxidoreductase family protein, producing the protein MTAAPAPTDSHCPYCALQCAMTLTRVDDPTPVSIAGREFPTNRGGLCAKGWTAAELLASGQRLRAPLMRGADGTFTEVTWAEALDAVAAAVTTAQQRHGADAVAVFGGGGLTNEKAYQLGKFARVALGTSRIDYNGRFCMSSAAAAGNRAFGVDRGLPFPVTDLDEADSILLLGSNVAATMPPFLAHLAGARSRGGLIVVDPRRSATARLTEDGAGLHLQPAPGTDLALLLGLTHLVLAEELADRDYLAARTTGFDAVRRSVASWWPERTASVTGVPAELLRRTARRLAAGRAFVLTGRGVEQHVDGTDTATAAINLALVLGLVGRPGSGYGTLTGQGNGQGGREHGQKADQLPGYRSIRDPEARRHVADVWGVDPSTIPGPGLPAVALLAELGRSVHCLLVHGSNVVVSAPDVDAVRAGLSALDTLVVCDFFLSETAALADIVLPVPQWAEEEGTMTSLEGRVLRRRRALDPPAGVRSELWILSELARRLAAPSTWSTEPAEVFDELARASAGGVADYSGLSHALLDTGVAAYWPYPAGSTGTPRLFGERFGHPDGRARMVAVSTAPPAPVDVGDELTLITGRYLQQYQSGTQTRRVAELDAARPEARLEIHPATASRLGVRDGGPVSVGNARGVVRARASVTADIRHDTVFLPFHYAGEQCANLLTEAVVDPISSMPEFKRTRVWIRAEGVLDA
- a CDS encoding FAD-dependent oxidoreductase — protein: MPERTTAENGIAAPERVVLLGYGPVGARFVEELLPAVRAGSVALTVVGAEPADAYNRVLLAEYAVGRATRERLDLGDRATAEAAGVVFRLGAAAVGLDRARGVVRLHDDERLPYDRLVFATGARANVPTLVGMERSRRDRRVRSALPATLDQGASPLPERVVALRDLDDAHVVLDAVRARSRIVVLGAGVLGVEFALAAAEQGADVVVVYHGDIPMGRNLDHGGGRMLAAAARAAGVDMVSHARSESILLAHDDLGRAHFQALVCADGKQIEGDLLVLSCGVGARTELAASADLAVSTGILVDEHQRSWTDPRVFAIGDCAHVATRGSVLPDGRVPGGPSGLIGPGWQQADRLAARIVAEAAGRVADERVPAARPAVVMLKAEGVDLVAGGDPTAEPWDACDGVPHPEVTVWADPARGGYAKLVTVGGVLRGFVSVGLPRVGAELTLLFERGSELPADRSSLLRLDAPDAGAAPTGDPFAPDATVCWCNGVSAGTIADAAAAGHDTVACIGSATRAGTGCGGCTGRIAELLARTAVPA
- a CDS encoding glycosyltransferase family 4 protein, whose product is MRLLFLSNLYPPQVLGGYEMTCARVAEAMAARGHDVRVLTTPTYLPPEPSGVEVHRTLSLRTYFPLPQTGGEIAQLMHHESAVSRFENTRILLEELRDFAPTHVVAFNLLGIGGLAIVDLLRRVEAGWMWNLGDRTPNALVDGLSARVLSVYGADRVDHFDRGEIVAVSRSLVEAIEAGGLELGEVEVIGRGVVVPADDGPREYREGGVTRFTFAASLGEHKGVDLVLEASAALAERTRDFRVDLYGDGDVDGYRARAESLGLEGVLTFHGARPRDEVLAAHGRADAFLFPTWAGEPFGVAPVEAAAAGCVPIVTAASGVAEFLVDGVDCVKIRRSAPALLEAMSDVVTGATDLEALGRRGRAAARGPLSFERSIELLERSLERRSRPGLAERVADTALEAEIMDKDHRAMDVLHRRFSGRDDE
- a CDS encoding glycosyltransferase; translated protein: MHPALAALGRRLRPRTRLAALGARIRPRTRLLRLARGARSAPQSLRARRAAAVAARPIDHPRSLAFRRELLGLDLANRVSRRPVVDPAGEVVVTMTTHGERIQRVHVAIESIARGTVRPARLVLWLDDPALFAALPASLRRLRRRGLEIRLVDGYRVHTKYYPHLLSGRAGERDLVTSDDDIVYPRTWLRGLLDARSRYPRETVLCYRAHRVLVADGVVAPYTSWPPVADTRASFDVFGTSVSGQLFPSELMVAIAEHGDAFREVAPDADDIWLHVRAVDAGYRVAQIEPAAELFPFVPRTQQTGLYLVNYWDGGNDRQAGASYTPEVTARIAADAARQGATA
- a CDS encoding cyclase family protein: MISSARRLVDLSHTVADGLVTYPGLPAPRIRPHLTREDSRAAYAPGTEFAMDVIEMIGNTGTYLDSPFHRYEGGADLAGLDLETLVDLPAVVVDARAAGQRGIGRDALDGLDVSGAAVLLSTGWDAHFATPGYASGAPFLTAAGAEALIAGGAVLVGIDSLNIDDVEGVGERPAHSLLLAAGVHVVEHLTGLEQLPATGARFTAVPPKVSGFGTFPVRAYAVVGGR
- a CDS encoding cystathionine gamma-synthase; protein product: MPKKQHFDTRAIHAGQEFDPTTGAVVPPVYMTSTFVQDGIGGFRGGYEYARSANPTRDSLQELIASLEGADVAYSFSSGLAAEDTLIRAALAPGDHIVLGNDAYGGSHRLIDRVHAAWGISNTAVDMSNLREVQHAIRPGETKMLWVETPSNPLMTISDIAELADLAHAHDLIVVVDNTFASSALQQPLALGADVVVHSTTKYLGGHSDVVGGALALRSGPLAEKIGFLQFAVGAISGPMDAWLTVRGIKTLAIRMERHSKNAQAVAEFLAEHSAVTAVHYPGLPTHPGHELAKRQMSGFGGMLSVELATPRAARKFAESTELFQLAESLGGVESLIGYPSEMTHASVKGTPLEVSESLVRLSVGIEDPSDLIADLSAALPKK